A window of Tautonia plasticadhaerens contains these coding sequences:
- a CDS encoding phenylacetate--CoA ligase family protein, translating to MGIDPGPGRPTSPTTSIVEPRSAIEGLEWPAVPDPTASRVLALAFQLEHSQWWPPGTLLDHQLRQAGRVVEHARRTSRFYAGRFDGLDLGPGPPSLDQFRSLPTLDRETVQREGPALRSTSRPRSHGEILTMHTSGSTGRPTEVQATGLSCLFLMAHTLRDHLWGRRAFSGSMVLMQSASGRSAEGRFPGWFRGIATGPARVVDVTRPVGELLDLLIEEDPDYLQVHPSTLGALLDRSLRAGVAPGRLKQVKCFGEVLGPTTRERCRVQWGAEVRDCYASEECGPIALQCPESGDLHIQAESTLVEVLDDRGEPCGPGEVGQVHVTPLHNFAMPLIRYGLGDYAEVGAPCPCGRGLPTLRRVVGRVRHLVRLPRGDRIHPEFDEEALRAIADIRQYQLTQVEPERIDVSLVVEGGPLDDDRERLLCDHFDSAFRHRFRYRVRYLDEIPRTPRGKFEVFRCEVDDPRP from the coding sequence ATGGGGATCGATCCGGGACCCGGACGCCCGACCTCGCCGACGACGTCGATCGTCGAGCCCCGATCGGCGATCGAGGGGCTGGAATGGCCAGCCGTGCCCGACCCGACGGCCTCCCGGGTGCTGGCGCTGGCCTTCCAGCTGGAGCATTCGCAGTGGTGGCCGCCGGGGACGCTCCTGGATCATCAGCTCCGGCAGGCGGGCCGGGTCGTCGAGCACGCCCGACGAACGAGCCGATTCTACGCCGGACGGTTCGACGGGCTGGATCTGGGTCCCGGCCCCCCGAGCCTCGACCAATTCCGGTCCCTGCCGACCCTGGACCGGGAGACGGTGCAGCGCGAGGGCCCGGCCCTCCGGAGCACCTCCCGTCCCCGGTCCCACGGCGAAATCCTCACGATGCACACCTCGGGCTCGACCGGCCGGCCGACCGAGGTGCAGGCGACCGGCCTGTCCTGCCTGTTCCTGATGGCCCACACCCTCCGAGACCACCTGTGGGGGCGTCGGGCGTTCTCCGGCTCGATGGTCCTGATGCAATCGGCCTCGGGCCGGTCGGCGGAGGGCCGATTCCCGGGGTGGTTCCGGGGGATCGCCACCGGGCCGGCCCGGGTCGTGGACGTCACCCGACCGGTCGGCGAGCTGCTCGACCTCCTGATCGAGGAGGATCCGGACTACCTCCAGGTCCATCCCTCCACGCTCGGCGCCCTGCTGGATCGGTCCTTAAGGGCCGGGGTCGCGCCGGGCCGCCTGAAGCAGGTCAAATGCTTCGGCGAGGTGCTGGGGCCGACGACCCGGGAGCGATGCCGGGTGCAGTGGGGGGCCGAGGTCCGAGACTGTTACGCGTCGGAGGAATGCGGGCCGATCGCGTTGCAGTGCCCCGAGTCGGGGGACCTGCACATCCAGGCCGAGAGCACGCTCGTCGAGGTCCTGGACGACCGGGGAGAGCCTTGCGGGCCGGGAGAGGTGGGCCAGGTCCACGTCACCCCGCTGCACAACTTCGCGATGCCGCTGATCCGGTACGGGCTGGGGGACTACGCCGAGGTCGGCGCCCCGTGCCCGTGCGGGAGGGGGCTCCCCACGCTGCGACGGGTGGTCGGCCGGGTCCGGCACCTGGTGAGGCTGCCCCGCGGCGATCGCATCCATCCCGAGTTCGACGAGGAGGCCCTGAGGGCGATCGCCGACATCAGGCAGTACCAGTTGACCCAGGTCGAACCGGAGAGGATCGACGTCTCCCTCGTGGTCGAGGGCGGGCCGCTGGACGACGACCGGGAACGACTCCTCTGCGACCACTTCGACTCGGCCTTCCGCCACCGGTTCCGCTACCGGGTCCGATACCTCGACGAGATCCCCCGGACCCCCCGGGGCAAGTTCGAGGTCTTCCGCTGCGAGGTCGACGACCCCCGACCTTGA
- the ispF gene encoding 2-C-methyl-D-erythritol 2,4-cyclodiphosphate synthase, giving the protein MRVGIGHDTHRLVEGRPLILGGVRIEFERGLAGHSDADVVLHTVADALLGAAGMGDIGELFPDTDPKWEGLDSGELLADVVSRVLAAGWSPVNCDLIIHAQRPKLLAHKPAIRANVARLLGLPEEAVNVKAKTGEHVGPVGRGEAMCCEAVVLVDRAGG; this is encoded by the coding sequence GTGCGCGTCGGGATCGGACACGACACCCACCGCCTCGTCGAGGGGAGGCCCTTGATCCTGGGGGGCGTCCGGATCGAGTTCGAGCGCGGCCTGGCCGGGCACTCCGACGCCGACGTCGTGCTCCACACCGTGGCCGACGCCCTGCTCGGCGCCGCCGGGATGGGGGACATCGGCGAACTCTTCCCCGACACCGACCCGAAGTGGGAGGGGCTCGACAGCGGAGAGCTGCTGGCCGATGTCGTCTCCCGGGTCCTCGCCGCCGGCTGGTCGCCGGTCAACTGCGACCTGATCATCCACGCCCAGCGCCCGAAGCTGCTGGCCCACAAGCCCGCCATCCGGGCCAACGTCGCCCGCCTGCTCGGCCTGCCCGAGGAGGCCGTGAACGTGAAGGCCAAGACCGGCGAGCACGTCGGCCCCGTCGGCCGGGGGGAGGCGATGTGCTGCGAGGCGGTGGTGCTGGTCGACCGGGCGGGGGGCTGA